One part of the Fusobacterium sp. JB019 genome encodes these proteins:
- a CDS encoding glutamine synthetase III, with protein MNNMLEIFGTNHFSEIELKSRIPGSIFKEFKAVQSGKKQLSISVAEVIANAAKNWATEKGATHFTHWFQPLTELTAEKHESFISVSSDGNILSQFSGKELIRGEADTSSFPNGGLRSTFEARGYTAWDLSSPMFLRGPEKAKTLFIPTAFVGY; from the coding sequence ATGAATAACATGCTGGAAATTTTTGGAACAAACCATTTTTCTGAAATAGAGTTAAAAAGTAGAATCCCTGGTTCTATTTTTAAAGAATTTAAAGCTGTTCAAAGCGGAAAAAAACAACTGTCTATTTCTGTTGCTGAAGTAATTGCCAATGCTGCTAAAAACTGGGCTACTGAAAAAGGTGCTACTCACTTCACTCACTGGTTTCAACCATTAACTGAGCTTACTGCAGAAAAACATGAATCTTTTATTTCTGTTTCTTCTGATGGTAATATACTTTCTCAATTTTCTGGAAAAGAATTAATTAGAGGAGAAGCTGATACTTCTTCTTTCCCAAATGGTGGACTTCGTTCTACATTTGAAGCTAGAGGATATACAGCGTGGGATTTATCATCTCCTATGTTTTTAAGAGGACCTGAAAAAGCAAAAACTTTATTTATACCAACTGCTTTTGTTGGGTAT